One region of Bombus affinis isolate iyBomAffi1 chromosome 5, iyBomAffi1.2, whole genome shotgun sequence genomic DNA includes:
- the LOC126916608 gene encoding mpv17-like protein isoform X3: MLTTAKMRLIFIKIREVSKKYPIVRGMVSYAVIWPTGSLIQQKLTGHDELNYMQALRFSLYGGFFVAPTLYCWMRCSSYFWPKSDLKSAITKALIEQVTYSPTAMCCFFFGMNLLEMKPVAECIEEVKHKFWPTYKVKYVGVCVWPILQTINFFFVPEHNRVIYVSFCSLIWTSFLAYMKALEAKKLQDLKSDNNLKHKSKKSINVDQKEDKSERLSIIR; this comes from the exons ATGT TGACTACTGCAAAAATGCgtcttatttttataaaaatccgCGAGGTATCGAAAAAATATCCGATTGTAAGAGGAATGGTTTCTTATGCTGTCATATGGCCGACTGGAAGTTtaatacaacaaaaattaaCGGGACACGACGAATTAAATTATATGCAAGCATTAAGATTTAGTTTATACGGTGGATTTTTTGTAGCACCAACACTATATTGTTGGATGCGGTGCTCTTCATACTTTTGGCCAAAGTCAGACCTGAAGTCTGCAATTACCaaa gcTTTAATAGAACAAGTCACATATAGTCCTACTGCAATGTGTTGCTTCTTTTTTGGTATGAACTTACTTGAAATGAAACCAGTGGCTGAATGTATTGAAGAAGTCAAACATAAATTTTGGCCTACTTACAAagtaaaatat GTCGGTGTTTGTGTGTGGCCCATTTTACAAACAATCAACTTTTTTTTTGTCCCAGAACATAATCGTGTAATTTATGTAAGTTTTTGTAGTTTAATCTGGACAtctttccttgcatatatgaaAGCTTTGGAAGCAAAGAAATTACAGGATTTAAAAAGTGACAATAATTTAAAACACAAAAGTAAAAAAAGTATCAATGTTGatcaaaaagaagataaaagtgAAAGGTTATCCATTATACGATAA
- the LOC126916608 gene encoding mpv17-like protein isoform X2, whose translation MLTQIHILDNSSFSFLFNCSVTTAKMRLIFIKIREVSKKYPIVRGMVSYAVIWPTGSLIQQKLTGHDELNYMQALRFSLYGGFFVAPTLYCWMRCSSYFWPKSDLKSAITKALIEQVTYSPTAMCCFFFGMNLLEMKPVAECIEEVKHKFWPTYKVGVCVWPILQTINFFFVPEHNRVIYVSFCSLIWTSFLAYMKALEAKKLQDLKSDNNLKHKSKKSINVDQKEDKSERLSIIR comes from the exons ATGCTAACACAAATACATATTCTAGACAACAGTAGCTtcagttttttatttaattgttcAG TGACTACTGCAAAAATGCgtcttatttttataaaaatccgCGAGGTATCGAAAAAATATCCGATTGTAAGAGGAATGGTTTCTTATGCTGTCATATGGCCGACTGGAAGTTtaatacaacaaaaattaaCGGGACACGACGAATTAAATTATATGCAAGCATTAAGATTTAGTTTATACGGTGGATTTTTTGTAGCACCAACACTATATTGTTGGATGCGGTGCTCTTCATACTTTTGGCCAAAGTCAGACCTGAAGTCTGCAATTACCaaa gcTTTAATAGAACAAGTCACATATAGTCCTACTGCAATGTGTTGCTTCTTTTTTGGTATGAACTTACTTGAAATGAAACCAGTGGCTGAATGTATTGAAGAAGTCAAACATAAATTTTGGCCTACTTACAAa GTCGGTGTTTGTGTGTGGCCCATTTTACAAACAATCAACTTTTTTTTTGTCCCAGAACATAATCGTGTAATTTATGTAAGTTTTTGTAGTTTAATCTGGACAtctttccttgcatatatgaaAGCTTTGGAAGCAAAGAAATTACAGGATTTAAAAAGTGACAATAATTTAAAACACAAAAGTAAAAAAAGTATCAATGTTGatcaaaaagaagataaaagtgAAAGGTTATCCATTATACGATAA
- the LOC126916608 gene encoding mpv17-like protein isoform X4, producing the protein MRLIFIKIREVSKKYPIVRGMVSYAVIWPTGSLIQQKLTGHDELNYMQALRFSLYGGFFVAPTLYCWMRCSSYFWPKSDLKSAITKALIEQVTYSPTAMCCFFFGMNLLEMKPVAECIEEVKHKFWPTYKVKYVGVCVWPILQTINFFFVPEHNRVIYVSFCSLIWTSFLAYMKALEAKKLQDLKSDNNLKHKSKKSINVDQKEDKSERLSIIR; encoded by the exons ATGCgtcttatttttataaaaatccgCGAGGTATCGAAAAAATATCCGATTGTAAGAGGAATGGTTTCTTATGCTGTCATATGGCCGACTGGAAGTTtaatacaacaaaaattaaCGGGACACGACGAATTAAATTATATGCAAGCATTAAGATTTAGTTTATACGGTGGATTTTTTGTAGCACCAACACTATATTGTTGGATGCGGTGCTCTTCATACTTTTGGCCAAAGTCAGACCTGAAGTCTGCAATTACCaaa gcTTTAATAGAACAAGTCACATATAGTCCTACTGCAATGTGTTGCTTCTTTTTTGGTATGAACTTACTTGAAATGAAACCAGTGGCTGAATGTATTGAAGAAGTCAAACATAAATTTTGGCCTACTTACAAagtaaaatat GTCGGTGTTTGTGTGTGGCCCATTTTACAAACAATCAACTTTTTTTTTGTCCCAGAACATAATCGTGTAATTTATGTAAGTTTTTGTAGTTTAATCTGGACAtctttccttgcatatatgaaAGCTTTGGAAGCAAAGAAATTACAGGATTTAAAAAGTGACAATAATTTAAAACACAAAAGTAAAAAAAGTATCAATGTTGatcaaaaagaagataaaagtgAAAGGTTATCCATTATACGATAA
- the LOC126916608 gene encoding mpv17-like protein isoform X1 translates to MLTQIHILDNSSFSFLFNCSVTTAKMRLIFIKIREVSKKYPIVRGMVSYAVIWPTGSLIQQKLTGHDELNYMQALRFSLYGGFFVAPTLYCWMRCSSYFWPKSDLKSAITKALIEQVTYSPTAMCCFFFGMNLLEMKPVAECIEEVKHKFWPTYKVKYVGVCVWPILQTINFFFVPEHNRVIYVSFCSLIWTSFLAYMKALEAKKLQDLKSDNNLKHKSKKSINVDQKEDKSERLSIIR, encoded by the exons ATGCTAACACAAATACATATTCTAGACAACAGTAGCTtcagttttttatttaattgttcAG TGACTACTGCAAAAATGCgtcttatttttataaaaatccgCGAGGTATCGAAAAAATATCCGATTGTAAGAGGAATGGTTTCTTATGCTGTCATATGGCCGACTGGAAGTTtaatacaacaaaaattaaCGGGACACGACGAATTAAATTATATGCAAGCATTAAGATTTAGTTTATACGGTGGATTTTTTGTAGCACCAACACTATATTGTTGGATGCGGTGCTCTTCATACTTTTGGCCAAAGTCAGACCTGAAGTCTGCAATTACCaaa gcTTTAATAGAACAAGTCACATATAGTCCTACTGCAATGTGTTGCTTCTTTTTTGGTATGAACTTACTTGAAATGAAACCAGTGGCTGAATGTATTGAAGAAGTCAAACATAAATTTTGGCCTACTTACAAagtaaaatat GTCGGTGTTTGTGTGTGGCCCATTTTACAAACAATCAACTTTTTTTTTGTCCCAGAACATAATCGTGTAATTTATGTAAGTTTTTGTAGTTTAATCTGGACAtctttccttgcatatatgaaAGCTTTGGAAGCAAAGAAATTACAGGATTTAAAAAGTGACAATAATTTAAAACACAAAAGTAAAAAAAGTATCAATGTTGatcaaaaagaagataaaagtgAAAGGTTATCCATTATACGATAA
- the LOC126916602 gene encoding uncharacterized protein LOC126916602 isoform X1, with protein MARSSVSAQCDLIASYMDGVHVKIAEAYKPPRKICLPAACNNKLPDVSKLTYDFNLERSVLEKMTEWRNVRQVNNKARHARLDEKRKKQKTEFSPPPPPPLPDTTKPINAPVPETTILTPQPLSPPANDLQDHVKANGLDYADFDNDTSSPFDNMELKTINEMEELAQVLQPTSQWIPPAKLESLLNDLSVNDKSKIHAQEKNDNVKNETIDQEQVNEEENVKHRSVSAIVQELQRDLKRPLMEDWKPWPNLESPDTSTHETLKQEEPMVTNQVAIMNLLLDLTEEDKKLARHLSDMGFPLSRAARAIRELGGQDNKKIVEYLLAVQALEEIGISGEDAEKALALTEYNQEKAKVYYENLCVLRDLGFSEEKASTALLKCNIDRDRALDFLIA; from the exons ATGGCTCGTTCCTCAGTATCAGCACAATGTGACTTAATTGCATCATACATGGATGGAGTACATGTTAAAATTGCAGAGGCCTATAAACCTCCAAGAAAAATATGTTTACCAGCTGCATGTAATAATAAACTACCGGATGTATCCAAATTAACTTATGATTTCAATTTGGAACGATCAGTACTTGAGAAG ATGACGGAATGGCGTAATGTTAGGCAAGTAAATAACAAAGCGCGGCATGCACGATTAGAtgagaaaaggaagaaacaaaaaaCTGAATTTTCACCTCCACCACCACCTCCATTGCCTGATACTACAAAGCCTATAAATGCACCTGTGCCTGAAACAACAATTCTTACTCCACAGCCTTTATCTCCACCTGCCAATGATCTTCAAGATCATGTGAAAGCAAATGGTCTTGACTATGCTGATTTTGATAATGATACAAGCAGTCCATTTGATAATATGGAATTAAAAACAATTAATGAAATGGAAGAACTTGCTCAG GTATTACAGCCTACATCTCAATGGATACCACCAGCAAAATTAGAGAGTTTATTGAATGATTTAAGTGTTAATGATAAGTCGAAAATTCATGCACAAGAAAAAAATGATAATGTCAAAAATGAAACGATTGACCAAGAACAAGTTAATGAAGAAGAGAATGTCAAACATCGTAGTGTATCTGCGATTGTACAAGAACTTCAAAGAGATTTAAAAAGACCACTCATGGAG gatTGGAAACCTTGGCCAAATTTAGAAAGTCCCGACACTAGCACTCATGAAACATTAAAGCAAGAAGAACCTATGGTAACAAATCAAGTTGctattatgaatttattattggATTTAACAGAGGAAGATAAAAAATTAGCTCGGCATTTGAGCGACATGGGATTTCCTTTATCAAGAGCTGCCCGTGCCATACGCGAATTAGGTGGTcaagataataaaaaaattgtagAATATTTATTGGCTGTGCAAGCTTTAGAAGAAATCGGAATTTCCGGAGAAGATGCTGAAAAAGCTCTTGCTCTTACAGAATACAATCAAGAAAAAGCCAAAGTTTATTATGAAAATCTGTGTGTCTTACGAGATTTAGGTTTCTCTGAAGAAAAGGCATCTACTGCACTTTTAAAATGTAATATCGACCGCGATAGAGCTTTAGATTTCCTAATAGCGtaa
- the LOC126916605 gene encoding transcription factor E2F4-like: protein MADNQQSRFEKSLGLLTTRFVTLLQKAKDGVLDLKVAADILEVRQKRRIYDITNVLEGIGLIEKKSKNSIQWKGAGPGCNTQEVGEKLTDLKDEIKKLEDHEQLLDMHTQWIQQSIKNIENDLINRKYAYITYEDVKENFPDDFVLGIQAPPDTELSVPKYITQTSEDDEKLNYEMFLKSSSGEIKVYMIQPELAKTYDNKILEMRLQEEAKGTKRGKEEEEKKEEVNVKPKRRVGRPPKGTSKPDPVISDEDEEDDAELIEAKIVLRDVSTSDIAQKDFELFDQIYSDIYGPLVRLSPPPSEKDYHFNLSENEGICDLFDITAK from the exons ATGGCAGACAATCAACAAAGTAGATTTGAAAAGTCTCTTGGTCTATTAACAACTCGTTTTGTCACTTTATTACAGAAAGCAAAAGATGGTGTTCTTGATTTAAAAGTA GCAGCTGATATCTTAGAAGTTCGACAAAAACGACGAATTTATGATATTACTAACGTTCTTGAAGGTATTGGACTCATTGAGAAGAAAAGCAAAAATAGCATTCAGTGGAA AGGAGCAGGTCCAGGTTGTAATACTCAAGAAGTTGGTGAAAAATTAACCGATTTGaaagatgaaataaaaaaattagaaGATCATGAACAATTATTAGATATGCATACTCAATGGATTCAacaaagtattaaaaatatagagaaTGATTTAATTAATAGGAAATATGCATATATTACTTATGAGGATGTTAAAGAAAATTTTCCTGATGATTTTGTATTAGGAATTCAAGCTCCACCTGATACAGAATTAAGCGTACCAAAATATATAACACAG ACATCTGAAGATGATGAGAAACTAAATTATGAAATGTTTCTAAAAAGTAGTTCTGGAGAAATTAAGGTGTACATGATTCAACCAGAACTAGCTAAAACatatgataataaaatattagaaatgaGACTACAAGAAGAAGCAAAAGGCACAAAAAGagggaaagaggaagaagagaaaaaggaggaaGTTAATGTTAAACCAAAGAGAAGAGTTGGAAG GCCCCCAAAAGGAACTAGTAAACCTGACCCTGTTATATCTGACGAAGATGAAGAGGATGATGCAGAATTAATAGAAGCAAAGATAGTACTTCGGGATGTTAGCACTTCAG ATATTGCTCAAAAGGACTTCGAATTATTTGATCAAATTTATTCTGACA TTTATGGACCATTAGTAAGATTAAGTCCTCCACCCAGTGAAAAAGATTACCACTTTAATCTTAGTGAAAATGAAGGAATTTGTGACTTGTTTGATATTACAGCAAAATGA
- the LOC126916602 gene encoding ubiquitin-associated protein 1 isoform X2, giving the protein MDGVHVKIAEAYKPPRKICLPAACNNKLPDVSKLTYDFNLERSVLEKMTEWRNVRQVNNKARHARLDEKRKKQKTEFSPPPPPPLPDTTKPINAPVPETTILTPQPLSPPANDLQDHVKANGLDYADFDNDTSSPFDNMELKTINEMEELAQVLQPTSQWIPPAKLESLLNDLSVNDKSKIHAQEKNDNVKNETIDQEQVNEEENVKHRSVSAIVQELQRDLKRPLMEDWKPWPNLESPDTSTHETLKQEEPMVTNQVAIMNLLLDLTEEDKKLARHLSDMGFPLSRAARAIRELGGQDNKKIVEYLLAVQALEEIGISGEDAEKALALTEYNQEKAKVYYENLCVLRDLGFSEEKASTALLKCNIDRDRALDFLIA; this is encoded by the exons ATGGATGGAGTACATGTTAAAATTGCAGAGGCCTATAAACCTCCAAGAAAAATATGTTTACCAGCTGCATGTAATAATAAACTACCGGATGTATCCAAATTAACTTATGATTTCAATTTGGAACGATCAGTACTTGAGAAG ATGACGGAATGGCGTAATGTTAGGCAAGTAAATAACAAAGCGCGGCATGCACGATTAGAtgagaaaaggaagaaacaaaaaaCTGAATTTTCACCTCCACCACCACCTCCATTGCCTGATACTACAAAGCCTATAAATGCACCTGTGCCTGAAACAACAATTCTTACTCCACAGCCTTTATCTCCACCTGCCAATGATCTTCAAGATCATGTGAAAGCAAATGGTCTTGACTATGCTGATTTTGATAATGATACAAGCAGTCCATTTGATAATATGGAATTAAAAACAATTAATGAAATGGAAGAACTTGCTCAG GTATTACAGCCTACATCTCAATGGATACCACCAGCAAAATTAGAGAGTTTATTGAATGATTTAAGTGTTAATGATAAGTCGAAAATTCATGCACAAGAAAAAAATGATAATGTCAAAAATGAAACGATTGACCAAGAACAAGTTAATGAAGAAGAGAATGTCAAACATCGTAGTGTATCTGCGATTGTACAAGAACTTCAAAGAGATTTAAAAAGACCACTCATGGAG gatTGGAAACCTTGGCCAAATTTAGAAAGTCCCGACACTAGCACTCATGAAACATTAAAGCAAGAAGAACCTATGGTAACAAATCAAGTTGctattatgaatttattattggATTTAACAGAGGAAGATAAAAAATTAGCTCGGCATTTGAGCGACATGGGATTTCCTTTATCAAGAGCTGCCCGTGCCATACGCGAATTAGGTGGTcaagataataaaaaaattgtagAATATTTATTGGCTGTGCAAGCTTTAGAAGAAATCGGAATTTCCGGAGAAGATGCTGAAAAAGCTCTTGCTCTTACAGAATACAATCAAGAAAAAGCCAAAGTTTATTATGAAAATCTGTGTGTCTTACGAGATTTAGGTTTCTCTGAAGAAAAGGCATCTACTGCACTTTTAAAATGTAATATCGACCGCGATAGAGCTTTAGATTTCCTAATAGCGtaa
- the LOC126916601 gene encoding leucine-rich repeat-containing protein 28-like has translation MDSDSTEMVKEIKNKVILHWNCRDLVEFPEAIRVYGGHIQEIYLKWNKLTTLPPWIIELFNVTNLYIYGNLIKEVPPELCQMTQLTVLDLSANKLEQISPSIGNLVSLKSLLLNDNSINKLPFEMNQMHNLEILSISGNKFVALPEWIGSLPKLKELSADNNCLKELPNRLTLSPQLSIISVCSNRLRYLPLNGFVSSPCIRFDANIYLNYLSYPLLHQLTSQIQDSHIQSQRNILGYRCFTTHCENNTLYTNIKLKIKIDALHEKDTDLMIDLPRQLLKVHNIYENKVISLWELALRKVYTERYKHTLNISVSPISINVQYEPIAIKNYQKLDFNVSCNLLMNGPTSICVNFQCQQPIFTEAWIIVGVSHYTESITTVALCCCKRCAAEFSKHSNMTIRHTWHCIN, from the exons ATGGACTCAGATTCTACAGAAATGGTGAAAGAAATCAAAAATAAGGTAATATTACATTGGAATTGCCGAGATCTTGTGGAATTTCCTGAAGCAATAAGGGTCTATGGGGGCCACATTCaagaaatatatttgaaatggAATAAACTTACTACCTTACCTCCATGGATTATAGAACTCTTTAATGTAACTAATTTATATATCTATGGAAACTTAATCAAAGAAGTACCTCCAGAACTTTGTCAAATGACTCAATTAACAGTTCTTGATTTAAGTGCTAATAAATTAGAGCAAATATCTCCTTCTATAGGAAACTTAGTTAGCCTAAAATCTTTGTTATTAAATGATAATTCTATTAACAAATTACCATTTG AAATGAATCAAATGCATAACTTAGAAATTTTGTCTATTTCTGGAAATAAATTTGTTGCATTACCAGAATGGATTGGTTCTTTACctaaattaaaagaattaagtGCTGATAACAATTGTTTGAAAGAACTTCCAAATAGATTGACTCTATCTCCACAACTATCAATAATTTCAGTATGCTCTAACAG GCTAAGATATTTACCATTAAATGGATTTGTATCATCCCCTTGCATTAGATTTGatgcaaatatatatttgaattaTTTGTCTTATCCACTTCTTCATCAGTTAACATCTCAAATTCAAGATTCACATATTCAAAGTCAAAGAAATATCTTGGGCTATag ATGTTTTACAACCCATTGTGAGAACAAtacattatatacaaatataaaattaaagataaaaataGATGCTTTACATGAAAAAGATACTGATCTCATGATTGATTTACCACGCCAGCTTTTGAAAGTTCAtaatatatatgaaaataaagTTATTTCTTTATGGGAATTAGCTTTAAGAAAAGTTTATACTGAAAG ATATAAACATACACTTAATATTTCTGTATCACCTATAAGCATAAACGTTCAATATGAACCAAttgcaataaaaaattatcaGAAACTTGATTTTAATGTTTCATGTAATTTGCTAATGAATGGTCCAACTAGTATTTGTGTGAATTTTCAATGTCAACAACCAATATTTACAGAAGCTTGGATCATTGTTGGTGTTAGTCATTACACAGAGTCTATAACAACAGTTGCATTGTGTTGTTGTAAAAG ATGTGCAGCTGAATTTTCCAAACATTCCAATATGACCATCAGGCATACTTGGCATTGTATAaattaa